A stretch of Desulfobacter hydrogenophilus DNA encodes these proteins:
- a CDS encoding class II 3-deoxy-7-phosphoheptulonate synthase has protein sequence MTSQNGWTKSSWKNYTALQQPNWPDQNELDKVTKDLALLPPLVFAGEIRTLTDLLAKASKGEAFLIQGGDCSEDFSQVTAPTIRETMKVLLQMAVVMAYAGGKPAIKVGRIAGQFAKPRSSDTEIVDGVELPSYRGDMVNKNEFSMKARTPNPKYMLKGYYLAASTLNLLRAFTRGGYAALHRVQAWNQEFVAQSPMGRSYDRLAKQIDQAMRFMNTIGIPTDIPQINQTQIFTSHEALLLPYEEALTRIDSTTGDWYNCSAHMLWIGERTRQVDGAHVQFLKGVLNPIGVKIGPDHDIDNIKQLIEILNPENKPGRLTLITRMGCANIEKKLPALLREIKREGSHIVWNCDPMHANTFTSESGHKTRDFNDILKEITRFFEIHWAEGTIPGGVHLEMTGKNVTECVGGARNIVSEELHNRYDTTCDPRLNAEQSLEVAFQIADMIKH, from the coding sequence ATGACAAGTCAAAATGGATGGACAAAATCAAGCTGGAAAAATTATACGGCCCTTCAACAGCCCAACTGGCCGGATCAGAACGAGTTGGATAAAGTCACTAAAGATTTGGCCTTACTGCCGCCGCTGGTTTTTGCAGGGGAAATAAGAACATTAACGGATCTGCTGGCCAAGGCCTCAAAAGGGGAGGCGTTTTTGATTCAGGGTGGGGACTGTTCAGAAGATTTCTCCCAAGTTACAGCGCCCACCATCAGGGAAACCATGAAAGTTTTGTTGCAGATGGCCGTTGTTATGGCCTATGCCGGTGGGAAACCAGCCATTAAAGTGGGTCGGATTGCCGGGCAGTTTGCCAAGCCCCGTTCGTCGGATACGGAAATTGTAGACGGCGTTGAACTGCCGTCATATCGCGGAGATATGGTTAACAAAAACGAATTCTCCATGAAAGCGCGCACCCCCAATCCCAAATATATGCTTAAAGGGTATTACCTGGCCGCCTCCACCCTGAACCTTTTGCGGGCATTTACCCGGGGCGGGTACGCAGCCCTGCACAGGGTTCAGGCCTGGAATCAGGAATTTGTAGCCCAATCCCCCATGGGACGTTCTTATGATCGTCTGGCCAAACAGATTGACCAGGCCATGAGATTTATGAATACAATCGGGATTCCCACGGATATTCCTCAGATCAATCAAACTCAGATTTTTACCTCCCACGAAGCCCTTTTGTTGCCTTATGAGGAGGCGTTGACCCGGATTGATTCTACCACTGGGGACTGGTATAATTGTTCTGCTCATATGCTTTGGATTGGCGAAAGAACCCGTCAGGTAGACGGCGCTCATGTTCAATTTTTAAAAGGAGTGCTCAATCCGATTGGAGTCAAAATCGGTCCGGATCATGATATTGATAATATAAAGCAGCTCATTGAAATTCTTAACCCTGAAAATAAACCCGGAAGATTGACCCTGATTACCCGAATGGGATGTGCCAATATTGAAAAAAAGCTGCCTGCTCTGCTTCGAGAGATTAAAAGAGAGGGGTCTCATATCGTGTGGAACTGCGACCCTATGCATGCCAATACGTTTACCTCGGAATCCGGACACAAAACCCGGGATTTTAATGATATTTTAAAAGAGATTACCCGGTTTTTTGAAATTCATTGGGCAGAAGGAACAATTCCGGGAGGCGTTCATCTTGAAATGACCGGTAAAAACGTAACCGAATGTGTCGGCGGTGCCAGAAATATTGTCAGTGAAGAACTTCATAATCGATATGATACCACCTGTGACCCGCGACTCAATGCCGAGCAAAGCCTTGAGGTGGCGTTCCAGATCGCTGATATGATAAAGCATTAA